The region gctaaatgctacaataaccccgtacacttgcgggtattaattgggtaaaataaagttgagtcagcttctcgctattgctgcattgcacaatcttgagattcatcaaatggatgtaaagaccgcgtttttaaatggtgaactagaagatgaaatctatatggaacaacccgaagggtttgtagtacctggacaagagaaaaaggtatgcaagctagtaaaatctctatatggattgaaacaagcgccattgcagtggcacttgaagtttgataatgtgatgttatcaaatgggtttaaaatcaacgagtgcgacaaatgtgtctacatcaagagcactaataacggtcatgttatagtgtgtctatacgttgatgatatgttaatcttgggtagtaacactcaagtaattaacgatacaaaggtcatgttaaagagaaactttgacatgaaagacatgggtctagccgatgtaattcttggaatgaagattctaagaacgtctgatggaatcatcttaacacaatcacattatgttgagaagatattgaataaattcaaagcctatgatggcacgccggttaagactccaattgaactcgacgttcacttgagcaagaacaaaggcgagctcgttgctcaagaagagtatgcacgggtgatcggatgcattatgtacttgactaattgcactcgacctgacattgcttgtgccgtgaacaaattgagtcgttacacgagcaatccaagcaaagagcattggagagctcttgtgagggttttgagatatttaaaacatactcaaaatcttgggctacacttctcgagatacccctcggtacttgaagggtactgtgatgccaattggatatccgataatagagactcactttcaacaagtggatacgtctttactattgagggtggtgttgtatcgtggaaatccacaaaacagacatgtatagcccgatcaacaatggaatcggagttcattgccttagataaggcgggtgaggaagccgagtggcttaagaacttccttgaagatattccatgttggtctaaaccagtgccaccagtgctaatccactgcgatagccaagcggctattggaagggcaaacaatggtttctataacggtaagtctcgacatatacgtcgacgacataacaccgtgagacatttgatcacaactggcgtgattacaattgactatgtgaagtcaatagataatctagtggatccgctaaccaaatggttaaaccgtgatcaaatgaacaagttgctagagggaatgggtttgaaatccacaaactaaagaactattatagtggtaacccaaccatgatgactggagatcccaagaacttggttcaaagggacaactaagctatgagagttcatgagaaacactcaactatatctattccctagagagcaatagagtgttagagaacttgcctagtggtaaaggctcagtctatgacttttaatggttcttaaggatctcaaagagatggagttctcaaagagaccaagtatggcaaggtacttgactaagaatcgcctatgtaagtgcgaagtgtggtcgcttcataaaacgcacttatgaatccaaagtggtgtccaagaccgcaatggacacaaaacgtgagaacggatgaggttgaggtgtttaagcgttaacaccattgtctcggtgcacgccgtgggggattagttcaaagcatcgcgctactaagccgcatgtgtatccgatggtgtcgactatggaaggttcaaggccaacaactacctatccttatgcttatatatctctcgagggttgagcttgtgtctgcatgcatatgcatttggctatttccactcatgtgtgggattgtaaaaatcatggaataaatatgtccggtcaatggattttgaccaaataataaatgtgacgagacatttaattttgtgaaattaaatgacatagcgtcgatctacattttacgtagataaatgtagtatattcactttctcaaatccgatttccggtgagtgagaaatagtggattaaagttggacataattagtttttaattaaagcttggagttggagcttagggaataattaactagttttaattatcccacattggaggattaacacatcttttaatgtgtataaattaagtgactttatgttacttaataattatagtggaccaagatgggtgaaagagcccacacgcgcgcgccgccgccgccgcccgcccaagccagtgctcgtgctcgtggtcgcaggcccgatcccgatctcgatctcgatcttggacttggatcttggcaattggtctttgggtggtctttgggcttggtgcttggcccaaactattctttttagaccaccgccgagtcagcaatccaagtggcttgacacgtcgtcaagcgaggcacagtcacggctgccacgtgagaaatccacacgctccacacgcgaatgACACACTcagttacgaatctgccataatgagccttcatggcttggttgaccctgcatggtggcttggcctataaataggttagccataccactgcattaggacacacatacaagcattctctgcataagctctctccctctctctgcattgtccttctgtcgaagctctgccctctcctccatccagctcgccggagctctgctgattgcggtgctgcatcaaaagagacgtagccgttttacctttggggacgacacgccaaaccgagagcactaccggggcgtatctcgtcttgcgggaagaggcctcctcgactcggctatcatATCATACTGAAACCAACAAAACAATCATCCATTTGACTGAAACAATCCATAAACTCAGAATTCTTGAACAATATTAGCAGAAAAAGAAgcaaaataatgataataacaGGAGAGAATGAGCAAACCGAGTTGTTTGTAGAACTTGCTCTTGTCATCGTCGAGGGGTTCTTGAGAAGCTCTTAAACTGAAATTTGAAGAAGCGCGAGGTTTCGGCCAATAGTTCGGCCAGCTCGGCCGCCATTTCTAAGGTTTCTGCCGGCTGCCGGAAAGCACGCTTTTTTAGAACTTGCTAGTGGCGCCAGGCTCGCGCACGTGCACCTACAATTTTGTTCACATAATTATTTGTTCTGGATTAGTATTTTCTACACATTAGTGAATTTTTTAATACTCCTTTTCTCATCCTAAATGTAGTTTATAGTAGTAGAAGACAGATAAATTAACAGTGATAGAGTTGAAATGGATGTTTTTGTTAATAGAAAATGATTCAatttaattgtgattgagagagtaatcggattttatttttattagcaCCGTTTTTTCAAACAATAAACAAAAGATAATTTTGCATTTtggaacataaaaattaataaaagacgTTCATAAGCACATTAGTGAAATGAATAAGGAGTAGTAATGAAAATCAAGTTTTCACCAACTTTTTCTAGGATATATTTGTCCAAAAAAACGAGTCCTAACTCATTTTGCCACAAAGTTACGTCTCACCAAAATACTTACACAACCAAAACAACTTACGCTGAACCAATTTCTCTCAATAGGAAATGAGAGGAAACTGAAATCTCGTATCTTGATTTCTTCATCCGATGAATTTGGAGAGAAAAATacctaatttaattttttttggctGCCCTTACTACTCTAGGAcataatatatacatatatttccATGCAGCATGCTGTCAGCTTATTCAAATCTAAAGGGATTCTGCAAACTGAGGGGCATCTAGATCAAGTTCTTGCTTCATGATACAGTTCATAAGCCAATCACTGCTGAATGTCCAAATCCCCAAATTCAGAGCTGATACAGCTTCTTCCATGTCTTCCTCACAAGCCACAAAGATGGTTTTTGATACCTCGTGTGTCTCATTCTGTGTTCTGATGGCCTACAATGTGAGATATGGAAAAACTCTGGTTATAATGTGACTGTAAACTTTAAATCTCATATTGTTTCTTTACAGTGTTTGCCTTTTGAATGACTTACATTTGCTCCAGCTGACTTGACAATTGCTGACAGAGTCTGGAAGGGAGGTTGCACATGAGTTGCCAGCCATATATCGAGACCTCGAAGCAATGAACATGGATTTGCTCTTGCTCTGACGACTGCACTCTTGAGCTCAACTCTGTACTTAGTTTTGTAATCTTCGTCATTTAGAATGAACAGCGTCTCATCTATATTTAAGGAGATTGAGGTTCAGCAGGCGGATAAGATGTCCAAGTAGATATTACCAGTAAAAAGAATGTAACCTACCTAGAAATTTGCCCTTCTTGAAGCTTTCTTTCAACCAGGCAGGTGAGATGACCCAGGCTCTGCATACAAAAAAATTGTAACTTCATTTGCCAATGgcaaaaaaaatcatcattGATACTCATCAATGCTTCAACTACACACTTATCATGGATCTAAGCATGAATGCTGCAATGATTAAAATCTAAAGATGCAGTCAAGTTGCTTCACTTCAACACTCAGATTCATTTTGTAAGAAAAACATTGCACTATTTCCTTAGAATCTTAGAAAGCGTTATCAGAAAGAACTGACCCTGAACAGAGAGCAGTGCAGAAATTTAGTGTCTTTCTCACTTTCCCAGTGACAACATGCGTACTTAAGCTTCCATCAGAAGTGACAATTCCACCCAGATCTTCAATTATCTATATAACCAATTTGTCATTACACATGCAGAAATTTATCAAAGCATAAGTGCTGAGAGAATGATTCAATAGCTGTGTACAAAATTTATACCTTGGTAAGATATGATTTCTTATCAGCATCAGCAATATTCATCAGCATAATTCTATGAGATTTTGCTGTAAATGGGATTTCTGGGATGTCAAAATCTTTCCTTGTGATATTACTGGCTCCAAGATCCACTTTTTCATGCATGCTATTACTCTCATTTGCTAGTGAAATATCAGGATAAAAATTATTTCCAATTGTTGACAAGCAGTTTCTATCAAGAGAATTAGCAACTCCGCCATCACGTGTCCAACTAGGTGAGTAAGAAGATGATTGATGGACCTCCGAATGAGTGCCCTTTACTTTCTTTGACATCAATGAGGTGCAGGAGGTTTCCCACACCCTTTTCTTATTTCCATCCACTGAACAAGAGAAATTATCCTCATCATCTTCCCTTAGACCTTCCAGTTTTCCAGAAGCATTAGCCACATTGCAAATTTTTGCAGCTGGCAGAATGCCTACATCTTGACACCCTATCAGAAGAAAAATGCACATCACTTCAAATTAATGCTATGAAAGAGAAAAACTGGAAACTTATATAGCTATATCCGTTAGAAAAATGCTTGAGTCCTAGCTCTAgtctagaaaataaaaatgaaatacaaataTCATTATTATATGCAAAACTATTTACTGATGGGAAAAGCC is a window of Salvia splendens isolate huo1 chromosome 3, SspV2, whole genome shotgun sequence DNA encoding:
- the LOC121796646 gene encoding uncharacterized protein LOC121796646 codes for the protein MNSRNCYFVLAHPKDLTGQTKSLLQEVFALYTKELPAMNFASNTGKESMFLQRCVTNGKYCTLLLKSKDERLSGEVIAAITYQIIPADTQYAEVPLAAVNSIFQRKGIGCLLYSELRERLHSVGVQTILCWGDKESEGFWIRQGFTVIGEVAKNGRAHKLPIKSDIRKALCFPGGSTLMSSHLLKASSSGSAELPNLSLPVKPIQLSLGNQELIHVAEGQGPLSKENNQIVESGYHESDILGTGKLPIDGCQDVGILPAAKICNVANASGKLEGLREDDEDNFSCSVDGNKKRVWETSCTSLMSKKVKGTHSEVHQSSSYSPSWTRDGGVANSLDRNCLSTIGNNFYPDISLANESNSMHEKVDLGASNITRKDFDIPEIPFTAKSHRIMLMNIADADKKSYLTKIIEDLGGIVTSDGSLSTHVVTGKVRKTLNFCTALCSGAWVISPAWLKESFKKGKFLDETLFILNDEDYKTKYRVELKSAVVRARANPCSLLRGLDIWLATHVQPPFQTLSAIVKSAGANAIRTQNETHEVSKTIFVACEEDMEEAVSALNLGIWTFSSDWLMNCIMKQELDLDAPQFAESL